One segment of Carassius auratus strain Wakin chromosome 2, ASM336829v1, whole genome shotgun sequence DNA contains the following:
- the LOC113038224 gene encoding uncharacterized protein LOC113038224 has translation MPKSKSHKAMSDEAWMSRLQRFASSGNWPSDAGNRPAPRQRKWHDLFQQIKKCPMQIPGRPSVNCLCGFHSHRDEEDDPAPPAADSDSAHNPGPGPVQFWLPDEMRETIPSEDQRWIATELFHGDKLRPEVDMWYDPPVAAQTSVQAPSPEHFLSHSLLVWMPNHLWKAELLCPVCGKQLLHHSVHKRVRKVLDIDRYYLMMTETLRCTSCQLNYLSSSQTVLNQLDLPRRQLFRLVLTERYACDMRVVRMLRDRTLSFTHLAEQLRNIHGGEWLDHLSLYMGECADFVSRPRLFPAACPEPLEPSDIPNSQWLLSVYGRDIVSRLEHMKASITSTFGSILKLHSTVQIARKLSGRAEGDKHWLYSVSNETGQVLISVLTAQEGPGLDSMASGLMNRYRQADTAPPVLMYVDSGCCSENGHKSEMQARSGGWPDLHIRLDVWSFMLRLAAGCTSDTHPLYSAFIARLSVCIFQWDPLDIALLRQTKREHLEQEGVPFITNDLVDSQITTRELVLHCRRRTRGVETTVRYVEQLLQELKNWRDLFGVPLLDAVKMENIWHDQKKHVPCIQDVPGVILYTETGTSVTRRGLILTKYRCARGLTDLQSFHRHLNSFIPGVGANSLNFQLYLLDGLYKWNQEQLATSIGTKPSSVLSYAGEIVEYVNDNYLQLFGRKLVRTFPPPKQYTGELIGVDYLLRQMGQPPQTVDPDTEETIQLLEDVNDEGQEDGGFDEDVSIDPTVSLFLEDPPAFPSTSSTAEDAPVQIPETVKNENPSGLDEVDRLADYLVDLRTENHLSSTQVSDIVQLWHNLSELKKQQRSSTSSPQQRCPLVDAILLRLCKIYRGPDEEETVWSLVLQDYCKIRQVTLADANLQLLDMSKSRLMQWRNQTHAAAGEQAPPKRPPVDIAKFPAVRPKLAAQMQPVVQLLPGKPLGTFGPRSASTLTVVAIPQRLVPLPPATLLFIPSTPHIVPALSRPGSQRPVARRTCNRKVEANTCKKCGSFRTAATGHSQFRGTVFCPATETLSKEQWLEKMRRK, from the exons ATAAAGAAATGTCCGATGCAGATTCCTGGACGGCCATCGGTGAACTGCTTATGTGGATTCCACTCTCAccgg GATGAAGAAGATGATCCTGCTCCTCCTGCAGCTGATTCGGACTCCGCTCACAATCCTGGTCCTGGTCCGGTTCAGTTTTGGCTTCCAGATGAGATGAGAGAAACAATCCCGTCAGAAGATCAGAGGTGGATCGCAACAGAGCTCTTTCACGGCGACAAACTTCGTCCAGAGGTGGACATGTGGTACGATCCGCCGGTCGCAGCACAGACCTCCGTCCAGGCTCCATCTCCAGAGCATTTCCTCAGTCACAGCCTTCTGGTTTGGATGCCTAACCATTTGTGGAAGGCCGAGCTGCTTTGTCCTGTCTGCGGCAAACAGCTGCTTCACCACAGTGTCCACAAGAGAGTCCGAAAGGTCCTGGACATTGACAGGTATTATCTTATGATGACGGAGACGCTCCGGTGTACTTCATGCCAGCTAAACTACCTGTCCAGCAGCCAGACCGTCCTGAACCAGCTGGACTTACCTCGCCGTCAGTTGTTCAGACTGGTTTTGACAGAGCG GTATGCATGTGACATGCGTGTTGTCCGCATGCTGAGAGATCGGACGCTGAGCTTCACCCATCTGGCTGAGCAGCTGAGAAACATTCATGGAGGCGAGTGGCTTGATCACTTGTCGCTCTACATGGGCGAGTGTGCAGACTTTGTCAGTCGCCCCAGACTCTTCCCGGCTGCGTGTCCTGAGCCACTGGAGCCCAGCGACATCCCTAATAGCCAATGGCTGCTGTCAGTTTACGGCCGGGACATCGTCAGTCGGCTGGAGCACATGAAGGCCAGCATCACCTCAACATTTGGGTccatattaaaattacattcaaCAGTGCAG ATTGCAAGGAAACTGTCGGGAAGAGCCGAAGGAGACAAGCACTGGTTGTACTCTGTGTCCAACGAGACGGGTCAGGTCCTTATCAGCGTCCTCACGGCTCAGGAAGGACCCGGTCTGGACTCCATGGCCTCAGGCTTGATGAATCGTTACCGGCAGGCTGACACGGCTCCTCCGGTGCTGATGTACGTGGACTCGGGCTGCTGTAGTGAGAACGGGCACAAGAGTGAGATGCAGGCCAGGTCTGGAGGATGGCCTGACCTCCACATCAGGCTGGATGTCTGGAGCTTCATGCTCCGTTTGGCGGCTGGGTGCACGTCTGACACCCATCCCCTGTACTCGGCTTTCATTGCACGTCTGTCAGTCTGCATCTTCCAATGGGACCCGCTCGACATCGCCCTGCTTCGGCAGACAAAAAGAGAGCATCTGGAGCAGGAAGGGGTGCCGTTCATCACGAATGACCTCGTAGACAGCCAGATTACCACGAGAGAGCTGGTGCTTCACTGCCGCCGCAGGACCCGTGGAGTGGAGACCACTGTTCGCTATGTTGAGCAGCTTTTGCAGGAGCTGAAGAACTGGAGGGATCTGTTCGGCGTCCCTCTGCTGGACGCGGTTAAGATGGAGAACATCTGGCACGATCAGAAGAAGCACGTGCCGTGCATTCAGGATGTGCCAGGTGTGATTCTGTACACTGAAACAGGCACCAGTGTCACCAGGAGAGGACTGATTCTCACTAAATACAGGTGTGCCAGGGGCTTGACGGACCTCCAGTCTTTCCACCGACATCTCAACAGCTTCATTCCAG GTGTTGGTGCTAACAGCCTGAATTTCCAGTTGTATCTTCTGGATGGCTTGTACAAGTGGAATCAGGAACAGTTAGCGACGTCAATCGGCACCAAACCCTCATCTGTGCTCAGCTATGCAGGAGAGATAGTGGAATACGTCAACGACAACTACCTCCAGCTGTTCGGCCGGAAGCTCGTGCGGACTTTCCCTCCACCCAAACAATACACTG GAGAGCTCATTGGAGTGGACTATTTGCTCAGGCAAATGGGACAGCCACCTCAAACAGTGGACCCCGACACTGAGGAGACGATCCAGCTGCTGGAGGATGTAAATGATGAAGGGCAGGAGGATGGGGGGTTTGATGAAGATGTCAGTATTGACCCAACTGTGAGTTTATTCCTTGAGGATCCACCAGCCTTTCCCTCCACCTCGTCCACAGCTGAAGATGCCCCAGTACAGATCCCTGAG ACAGTGAAAAATGAGAACCCGTCAGGTTTGGATGAGGTAGACAGACTCGCTGATTATCTTGTGGATCTGAGGACTGAGAATCATCTCAGCAGCACGCAG GTCAGTGACATTGTGCAGCTGTGGCACAACCTGTCTGAGCTCAAGAAACAGCAGAGAAGCTCAACGTCTTCGCCTCAGCAGCGCTGTCCCCTCGTGGATGCCATTTTACTCAGGCTTTGTAAGATCTACAGGGGCCCGGACGAAGAGGAGACGGTATGGTCCCTGGTTTTACAGGATTACTGCAAGATACGCCAGGTGACCCTGGCTGATGCTAACCTGCAGCTGCTGGATATGAGTAAGAGCCGTCTGATGCAGTGGCGTAATCAAACCCATGCAGCCGCAGGAGAACAAGCTCCCCCGAAGAGGCCCCCGGTAGATATAGCCAAATTTCCAGCTGTCCGACCCAAGCTAGCAGCACAAATGCAACCAGTCGTCCAGCTTCTCCCCGGGAAGCCTTTGGGGACCTTCGGCCCTCGCTCGGCCTCAACCCTCACTGTGGTTGCGATTCCACAACGCCTCGTTCCTTTACCTCCGGCTACGCTTTTGTTCATCCCATCGACTCCTCACATCGTCCCAGCTTTGAGCAGACCGGGCTCCCAGCGTCCCGTCGCCCGGCGCACCTGCAACAGGAAGGTAGAAGCCAACACCTGCAAGAAGTGTGGGTCATTCAGGACGGCCGCGACCGGACACAGTCAGTTTAGAGGCACTGTCTTCTGCCCTGCCACAGAAACCCTGTCCAAAGAGCAGTGGCTGGAGAAAATGAGAAGAAAGTAG